One segment of Fructilactobacillus hinvesii DNA contains the following:
- a CDS encoding phage terminase small subunit P27 family — translation MAEKSGRHPGRPRKNENELPIKPPKYLKGEAYNLYRRLRDPLTESGLVNNLDRSLLEAFCMQYQIIRESYAIIAENGPVKATKEIDIINKSETVKQIITTTSFDKNPAVAALNNATKEFRSMADQLGLSPKSREDILKNAKSDQDKEEKPKSNILSLIKGSGTDG, via the coding sequence ATGGCAGAAAAATCGGGACGTCATCCAGGTCGGCCCCGGAAAAATGAGAATGAACTACCAATTAAGCCGCCGAAGTACCTCAAAGGGGAAGCTTATAACTTGTATCGGCGTCTGCGTGATCCGTTAACAGAAAGCGGGCTCGTCAATAACCTAGATCGTTCATTGCTGGAGGCGTTCTGCATGCAATATCAAATCATTAGAGAAAGCTATGCCATCATCGCCGAAAATGGTCCTGTGAAAGCAACTAAAGAAATTGACATAATTAACAAGAGCGAAACGGTTAAGCAGATCATCACTACTACGAGTTTTGACAAGAATCCAGCCGTGGCCGCGCTGAATAATGCTACTAAAGAATTCCGGTCGATGGCTGACCAATTGGGCTTGTCGCCAAAATCACGCGAAGACATTTTGAAAAATGCTAAAAGTGACCAGGATAAAGAAGAAAAGCCAAAATCCAACATTCTATCTTTAATTAAAGGTAGTGGAACTGATGGTTGA
- a CDS encoding HNH endonuclease produces MPKARMCHHPRCHQLALMPYHFCKQHQSEEATWEANRSRWTNGHDKQDRYQRYNQYRNHDPKQKQFYNFYSSKQWLQLASIVRSKQHYICQYCKALGINTINQKTVDHIVPRKVNRAKQLDEYNLAVICRRCHAMKTKWEQDYYGLTNQDMAKPVKEVTDVNEIALRMRGTDVGALKKHRNNNI; encoded by the coding sequence ATGCCTAAAGCTAGAATGTGTCATCATCCCCGATGCCATCAGTTAGCTTTGATGCCTTATCATTTCTGCAAGCAACATCAGTCAGAAGAAGCTACATGGGAAGCTAACCGGTCACGATGGACGAATGGCCATGATAAACAAGACAGGTATCAACGATACAATCAGTATCGCAATCATGATCCGAAGCAGAAACAGTTCTACAACTTTTATTCATCAAAGCAATGGTTGCAGTTAGCATCCATTGTTAGAAGTAAACAACACTACATCTGTCAGTACTGCAAAGCGCTTGGCATTAATACAATCAATCAGAAGACAGTTGACCACATCGTGCCACGTAAGGTTAATAGAGCTAAGCAACTAGACGAATATAACCTTGCTGTCATCTGTCGACGGTGTCATGCAATGAAGACCAAGTGGGAACAAGACTACTACGGACTGACTAACCAGGACATGGCCAAGCCAGTCAAAGAAGTAACTGATGTGAACGAAATTGCGCTAAGAATGAGAGGAACTGATGTTGGGGCATTAAAAAAACATCGCAACAACAACATTTGA